The proteins below are encoded in one region of Chroicocephalus ridibundus chromosome 9, bChrRid1.1, whole genome shotgun sequence:
- the BRS3 gene encoding bombesin receptor subtype-3 translates to MSQVYLHSANQTLCASTNGTELKSILDNETTNEKWTEDSFPGLEILCTIYITYAVIISVGLLGNAILIKVFFKIKSMQTVPNIFITSLAFGDLLLLLTCVPVDATRYIVDTWVFGRIGCKLLSFIQLTSVGVSVFTLTVLSADRYRAIVKPLELQTSDALLKTCCKAGCVWIVSMIFAIPEAVFSDLYSFSNPEKNVTFEACAPYPVSEKILQEAHSLVCFLVFYIVPLAVISVYYFLIARTLYKSTSNMPAEEHGHARKQIESRKRVAKTVLVLVALFAFCWLPNHILYLYRSFTYHASVDASTFHLIATIFSRALAFSNSCVNPFALYWLSKSFRQHFKKQVSCCKAKLGRKPQSGTHSNTPTRALSVTGSTHGSEISVTLLTDYSITKEEESV, encoded by the exons ATGTCTCAAGTATACTTGCATTCAGCTAATCAGACTTTGTGTGCATCTACAAATGGTACAGAACTGAAATCAATCCTTGATAATGAAACCACAAACGAAAAATGGACCGAAGACTCCTTTCCAGGATTAGAAATACTGTGCACAATTTATATTACATACGCTGTGATCATTTCAGTGGGTCTCCTTGGAAATGCTATACTCATCAAAGTCTTTTTCAAGATTAAATCAATGCAGACGGTTCCAAACATCTTCATCACCAGCCTGGCATTTGGAGACCTCCTGCTTTTATTAACTTGCGTGCCTGTAGATGCAACGCGGTACATTGTGGATACCTGGGTCTTCGGAAGAATTGGGTGCAAGCTGCTGTCTTTTATCCAGTTAACCTCAGTTGGAGTATCAGTGTTTACCCTGACTGTTCTCAGTGCTGACAG GTACAGAGCCATCGTTAAGCCCTTGGAACTGCAGACTTCGGATGCGCTCCTGAAGACCTGCTGTAAAGCCGGCTGTGTGTGGATCGTCTCCATGATATTTGCTATCCCAGAGGCTGTTTTTTCAGATTTGTATTCTTTCAGCAATCCTGAGAAAAACGTAACTTTTGAGGCATGTGCCCCCTATCCTGTATCTGAGAAGATCCTGCAGGAAGCTCACTCCCTGGTTTGCTTCTTAGTGTTCTATATTGTACCCTTAGCTGTCATTTCTGTCTACTATTTTCTTATCGCCAGAACTTTATATAAAAGTACATCCAACATGCCAGCAGAAGAACATGGTCATGCCCGTAAGCAG ATTGAATCCCGCAAGAGAGTTGCAAAAACAGTGCTGGTGCTTGttgctttgtttgccttttgctgGCTGCCTAACCACATCCTCTACCTGTACCGCTCTTTTACATACCACGCTTCTGTAGACGCTTCCACCTTTCATCTGATAGCCACTATTTTCTCCCGTGCCTTGGCCTTCAGCAATTCCTGCGTCAATCCTTTTGCTCTTTATTGGCTGAGTAAAAGTTTCCggcaacattttaaaaagcaagtctCGTGCTGCAAGGCAAAACTTGGAAGGAAGCCTCAGAGTGGTACCCACAGTAATACACCCACCAGAGCCCTGTCCGTCACGGGCAGCACGCACGGCTCAGAAATCAGTGTTACACTGCTAACAGATTACAGCAtcacaaaagaagaggaaagtgtTTAG